AGGTCAGTCGGTGTCAGGTGGGACTTAGAGTAGGCGTTGCGACAGTACTTGCTCAATCGTTCCAAGTCCCACCTGACACCGACTTGGCCGAATATTCGGCATGTCCCCTTTTTCTGCATCTGCTAACTTCTGAACCGAATGTTCGAATCACCGCTGTCTCTCATTCTCGTCCTGTTAGCTGCCTCGGTCTTCGTCGTGACGCTGGCGCGCCGGCTCGGGCTGCCCTCCATCCTGGGATACGTCACGGTGGGCCTGGCTCTCGGGCCCCACGCGATCGGCATCTTTCCCGAATCGGGCACCACGCACCTGCTGGCCGAGCTTGGTGTGGTGTTCCTGCTGTTCACGCTGGGCCTCGAATTCTCCTGGCCGCGCATGGTGGCGCTGCGCCGCGAAGTGTTCGGGCTCGGCAGCCTGCAAGTCTTCGGCACCGCGACCGCGGTGGCCCTGCTGGTGCGCGTCACGCTCGATCTGGGCTGGGCCCAGTGCATCGTGCTCGGTGGCGTGGTCGCGATGAGCTCGACGGTATTGATCGTCCAGCAGCTCACCGAACGCGCCGAGCTCAACCGCACGCACGGCCGGCTGGCATTCAGCGTGGTGTTGTTCCAGGACATCGCGGTGGTGCCATTCCTCGCGCTGGCGGCGGCGCTCAACCCGGAGGGCGAGGCCTTCACGGTGGGCGGCGCGCTGAGCCTCGTGGCCGCAGGCACCGCCGCGGTGCTGCTGGTGCTGGCCGCCGGCCGCTGGCTGCTGCGGCCGTTGCTTTACGTGATCGCGAACAGCCGCCTGCGCGAGCTGTTCACGCTGGCGGTCCTGCTGGTGGCGCTGGCTTCGGCCTGGGCCTCGCAGATGGCGGGCCTGTCGATGGCGCTCGGCGCGTTCCTGGCGGGAATGATGCTGGCGGAAACCGAATACAGCCACCAGGTCGAAAGCGTCATCCGGCCGTTCCGCGACATCCTGCTCGGCCTGTTCTTCATCTCGGTCGGTATGTTGCTCGACTTCAAGGCGCTGCTCAGCGAGTTCTGGCTGATCATCGCGCTGGTGGGCGCGATGGTGCTCATCAAGGGCGTCATCGCCGGGTTCGCCACGCGCCTGTTCGTCGATTCCAACTTCAAGGCGATCCGCACCGGCGTCACGCTGGCCGTCGGCGGCGAGTTCGGCATCGCGTTGCTGACGCTGCTGCTGCAGAACCACGCCATCGATCCGGCGATCGCGCAGCCGCTGCTGGTGGCCGTGGTGGTCGCGATGGTGCTGGCGCCGGTGATCCTCGCCAACAACAAACGCATCGCGCGGCTGTTGTTAGGGGAGCGCGGCCCGCCGCGTACGGCGATCGAACGCGAGGACGCCGCGACACTCGCGCTGGCCAAACGCGAACACGTCATCCTGTGCGGCTTCGGCCGCGTCGGCCAGAACGTCGCGCGCGTGCTCGAGGCGCAGGGTTTCGAATACATCGCGATCGATCTCGACCCGGTACGCGTGCGCGCGGCGCGCCAGGTCGGTCATCCGGTGGTGTACGGCGATTCAGCGGACAGTCAGGTGCTCGAAGAAGTCGGTCTCGCCAATGCCAACGCCGTGGTGATCTCGTTCTCCGATACCAGCACCGCGCTCGCCATCCTGCGCAGCTTGCGCGACCTGCGCACCGACGTGCCGGTGCTGGTGCGCACGCCCGACGATTCGCGCCTGCTGGAACTCAAGGCGGCCGGCGCCACCGAAGTGGTTCCCGAAGCCTTCGAGGCCAGCCTCATGCTGGCTTCCCACGTGCTGATGTCGCTCAAGGTCGCGCCCGCGACCGTGATGCGCACTGTCGCGGAGTTGCGCGGCAACCGCTACGAGATGCTGCGCGACATCATCGCCAGCACCGACAGTTCTCCGGTGCACCCGGCGATCACCGAGGCCGTGCGTTCCATCGTGCTGCCGCCGGGTTCGTGGTGCATCGGCAAGACGCTGGACGACGTGCGCAGCGCCGGCGCGCAGGTGGCGTTCACGGGCATCCGCCGGCACGGGATCATGGGGCGCGAGCCCTCCGGCGACACACAATTCCAGGACGGCGACATCGTCGTGATCTACGGCACGCCCGAGCAGCTCGAGCATGCCGAGGCGGTGTTGCTCGCCGGCTGACCAAGACAATCCAGTGGCTAGCGGTGCTCGCCCTTTTTCTGCTTCTCGACCAGGTCGTCGATGTCCGGCACGCCTTCGTCGCTGATGCCGTCGTCGACGCCCTTGCGTGCGTTCTCGGCCAGGCGCACGTACACCGCGCGGATGCGTCCGAGCTCGCGTTCTTCCAGCTCCTCGAGGTTCATGAGCACGTTGTGCGCTCCGGGCGAGATGCGCAGCAATTCGTCGAGCTTGATCTGCACGGCCTCCGAGTCGCGGTTCTGCGTGCTCTGGATCAGGAACACCATGAGAAAGGTGACGATGGTCGTGCCGGTGTTGATCACCAGCTGCCAGGTATCGCTCCAGTGGAAGAGCGGGCCGCTGATGGCCCACGCCAGCACCACGCACAGCGCCAGCGCGAAGGTGACGGGCTGGCCGGTGGCGCGCGCGATGCCTTTGGCGAAACGCGTGAACCAGGAACTCGATTTGGCGGGTGTCATGCAGGGTCCCTCGTGAGGTGTGCCGTGCGCAGCGTAAGCCAAATCTCGCCGCGCCGGCGCCGGCGCGTGTTACTCGCGCGCCACCGCCTCGGTGACTTCCTGGCGTTTGCCGAGGCTCAGGGCCAGCACGCTGCCGACGATCATGGCGGTGCCGAGCAGCTGCCAGGCGTTGAGACGTTCATCGAGGAACAGTGCCGCGAGCAGGATGGTGGTCGGTGGCCCCACGGTGCTGCCGATGGCGGCGCGTTGCGCACCGACGCGCCGCACGCCCTCCGCCTGCATCAGCCCGGGCAGGAACATGCACGCCACCGACAACACCACGAGCAACATCCAGTCGTGCGCCCGCAGCGCATGGAACTCGTCGAACGAGCGGAACAACGCGAAGTGGATGGCGAGCACGACCGCGGACGCGCTCATGCCGATCGCGGCGAAACGCGTGCTGCCGAGCTCGCGCGTGTAGCGCTCGCCGATCAGGAAGTAGATGGCCGTGGTCAGCGCGGCGATCAGCACCAGCCCCGCGCCGAACAGGTTCTGCCGCAACTCGTGCAGGTCGATGCCACCCATCACGAAAAAAATGCCGGCGTAAGTGACCAGCATGGCGAGCACGAGTTTGGCGTCGGGCGCGCGCCGGCTCATGAACGAACTGATGGTGACCACCAGGGCCGGATAGCTGAACAGCAACACGCGTTCGATGGACG
This sequence is a window from Pseudomonadota bacterium. Protein-coding genes within it:
- a CDS encoding low affinity iron permease family protein, with the translated sequence MTPAKSSSWFTRFAKGIARATGQPVTFALALCVVLAWAISGPLFHWSDTWQLVINTGTTIVTFLMVFLIQSTQNRDSEAVQIKLDELLRISPGAHNVLMNLEELEERELGRIRAVYVRLAENARKGVDDGISDEGVPDIDDLVEKQKKGEHR
- a CDS encoding cation:proton antiporter — encoded protein: MFESPLSLILVLLAASVFVVTLARRLGLPSILGYVTVGLALGPHAIGIFPESGTTHLLAELGVVFLLFTLGLEFSWPRMVALRREVFGLGSLQVFGTATAVALLVRVTLDLGWAQCIVLGGVVAMSSTVLIVQQLTERAELNRTHGRLAFSVVLFQDIAVVPFLALAAALNPEGEAFTVGGALSLVAAGTAAVLLVLAAGRWLLRPLLYVIANSRLRELFTLAVLLVALASAWASQMAGLSMALGAFLAGMMLAETEYSHQVESVIRPFRDILLGLFFISVGMLLDFKALLSEFWLIIALVGAMVLIKGVIAGFATRLFVDSNFKAIRTGVTLAVGGEFGIALLTLLLQNHAIDPAIAQPLLVAVVVAMVLAPVILANNKRIARLLLGERGPPRTAIEREDAATLALAKREHVILCGFGRVGQNVARVLEAQGFEYIAIDLDPVRVRAARQVGHPVVYGDSADSQVLEEVGLANANAVVISFSDTSTALAILRSLRDLRTDVPVLVRTPDDSRLLELKAAGATEVVPEAFEASLMLASHVLMSLKVAPATVMRTVAELRGNRYEMLRDIIASTDSSPVHPAITEAVRSIVLPPGSWCIGKTLDDVRSAGAQVAFTGIRRHGIMGREPSGDTQFQDGDIVVIYGTPEQLEHAEAVLLAG
- a CDS encoding DMT family transporter; this encodes MDSKHDTRERRLGMFFVAAAAILFASKGLFSKALYQRGVGFELLVAVRAVLAMPLFAWFAFRANKPAAGIGEGAHARREMSGRAVFAAAAAGIICYYVGALLDFWALTLIDASIERVLLFSYPALVVTISSFMSRRAPDAKLVLAMLVTYAGIFFVMGGIDLHELRQNLFGAGLVLIAALTTAIYFLIGERYTRELGSTRFAAIGMSASAVVLAIHFALFRSFDEFHALRAHDWMLLVVLSVACMFLPGLMQAEGVRRVGAQRAAIGSTVGPPTTILLAALFLDERLNAWQLLGTAMIVGSVLALSLGKRQEVTEAVARE